One stretch of Lachnospiraceae bacterium oral taxon 096 DNA includes these proteins:
- a CDS encoding TetR/AcrR family transcriptional regulator, whose amino-acid sequence MDLRQIKTKNALCSAFLELRAHKELSKITIKELCELAQVSKATFYLHYRDIYDLSDCLIESTMRAVAEQICHPEWILSAPKKFSNELICALKSQDSMIRILFSGLKESLLPRTLEKEMKKRLYVEWPKLRSDAQWNMLLTFLVMGGYYTYYRYSRMYSEKMVTDSINHMVDILCEDFGLGEKE is encoded by the coding sequence ATGGATTTGAGACAGATAAAAACAAAAAATGCTCTTTGTAGTGCCTTTTTGGAGTTGCGTGCACATAAGGAGCTTTCGAAAATAACCATCAAGGAATTATGTGAGTTGGCACAAGTGAGTAAAGCAACATTTTATTTACATTATCGAGATATCTATGATTTGTCCGATTGTCTTATTGAGAGCACAATGCGTGCGGTGGCTGAGCAGATTTGTCATCCAGAATGGATATTATCTGCACCAAAGAAGTTTAGCAATGAGTTGATTTGTGCACTAAAGTCACAGGATAGTATGATTCGCATTTTATTTTCTGGTTTAAAGGAATCTTTACTTCCAAGAACTTTGGAAAAAGAGATGAAAAAGAGATTATATGTGGAATGGCCAAAGCTAAGGAGTGATGCTCAGTGGAATATGCTTTTGACCTTTTTGGTGATGGGAGGATATTATACCTATTACCGATATAGCCGAATGTATTCTGAAAAGATGGTCACGGATAGCATCAACCATATGGTGGACATTCTATGTGAGGATTTTGGACTAGGGGAGAAAGAATAG
- a CDS encoding DUF1275 domain-containing protein: MNLKKNRELFLHWLLTISGGFMGAYSIIALGGNFTNAITGNMINFMRSLSGGDFLEFIIRVGVLFVFASGVMSNYLLSYYTKLHMQKAVLVVNACAVVVTYLLSNNIHPLLRIYPFFFSAAFQWGTFTGANGYNSSPLFMTNNLKQATLAFTQHLITKDKEFLKKGIFYSQNIFCFAIGAFIAASGYSLLGSKSTFLEFIILLIALLIIVFTPEIEKNNKKLEKANQK; the protein is encoded by the coding sequence ATGAATCTTAAAAAAAATCGAGAACTATTTTTACATTGGTTGTTGACGATCTCCGGAGGATTTATGGGTGCATATTCGATCATTGCTCTTGGTGGCAATTTTACAAATGCCATCACAGGAAATATGATTAACTTTATGAGAAGTCTTTCTGGTGGAGATTTTTTAGAATTTATTATTCGTGTAGGAGTACTTTTTGTCTTTGCCAGTGGTGTAATGTCCAACTATTTACTTTCCTACTACACTAAACTCCATATGCAAAAGGCCGTACTTGTCGTCAATGCCTGTGCTGTGGTGGTAACTTACCTTCTCTCTAATAACATCCACCCACTCTTAAGAATTTATCCATTTTTTTTCTCTGCAGCATTCCAGTGGGGAACCTTTACAGGAGCCAATGGATATAATTCCTCTCCCCTGTTTATGACCAATAATCTAAAGCAAGCGACTCTTGCCTTTACGCAGCATTTAATTACCAAAGACAAAGAATTTCTCAAAAAAGGAATTTTTTACAGCCAAAACATTTTTTGTTTTGCTATTGGTGCCTTTATTGCTGCCTCAGGATATAGTCTTCTTGGTTCTAAAAGTACATTCCTTGAGTTTATCATTCTCTTGATTGCACTACTCATTATTGTCTTCACTCCAGAAATAGAGAAGAATAATAAAAAATTAGAAAAAGCCAACCAGAAATAA